One segment of Cynocephalus volans isolate mCynVol1 chromosome 8, mCynVol1.pri, whole genome shotgun sequence DNA contains the following:
- the SLC25A44 gene encoding solute carrier family 25 member 44, giving the protein MEDKRNIQIIEWEHLDKKKFYVFGVAMTMMIRVSVYPFTLIRTRLQVQKGKSLYHGTFDAFIKILRADGVTGLYRGFLVNTFTLISGQCYVTTYELTRKFVADYSQSNTVKSLVAGGSASLVAQSITVPIDVVSQHLMMQRKGEKMGRFQVRGNLEGQGVVAFGQTKDIIRQILRADGLRGFYRGYVASLLTYIPNSAVWWPFYHFYAEQLSYLCPKECPHIVFQAISGPLAAATASILTNPMDVIRTRVQVEGKNSIILTFRQLMAEEGPWGLMKGLSARIISATPSTIVIVVGYESLKKLSLRPELVDSRHW; this is encoded by the exons ATGGAGGACAAACGTAACATCCAGATCATTGAGTGGGAACACCTGGACAAGAAAAAGTTCTACGTGTTTGGTGTGGCAATGACAATGATGATCCGTGTCAGCGTCTACCCATTCACCCTTATCCGCACCCGACTGCAGGTTCAGAAGGGCAAGAGCCTCTATCACGGGACCTTCGATGCCTTTATCAAGATCCTGCGAGCAGATGGTGTGACTGGCCTCTACCGGGGGTTCCTGGTCAACACCTTTACCCTCATCTCTGGCCAGTGCTATGTCACCACTTATGAGCTCACCCGGAAGTTTGTAGCTGACTACAGCCAGAGCAACACAGTCAAATCACTGGTGGCTGGTGGCTCAGCCTCCCTTGTGGCACAGAGCATCACGGTGCCCATTGATGTAGTCTCCCAGCACCTGATGATGCAGCGCAAGGGTGAGAAAATGGGCCGCTTCCAGGTGCGTGGGAACCTGGAGGGACAAGGGGTTGTTGCCTTTGGCCAAACCAAGGACATCATTAGGCAGATCCTGCGGGCTGATGGGCTTCGCGGCTTCTACCGAGGCTACGTAGCTTCACTGCTCACCTATATCCCAAACAGTGCTGTCTGGTGGCCCTTCTATCACTTCTACGCAG AACAGCTCTCCTACTTGTGTCCTAAGGAATGCCCTCATATAGTCTTTCAAGCCATCTCGGGGCCCctggctgcagccactgcctccaTCCTCACCAATCCCATGGATGTCATCCGAACCCGTGTGCAG GTTGAGGGCAAGAACTCCATCATCCTGACCTTCAGACAGCTGATGGCAGAAGAGGGGCCTTGGGGCCTCATGAAGGGTCTCTCAGCCAGAATCATCTCAGCTACACCGTCCACCATTGTCATTGTGGTGGGCTACGAGAGCCTCAAGAAACTTAGCCTCCGACCCGAACTGGTGGACTCGAGACACTGGTAA